The segment AGGACTGATTTTCCTCTGGACCTGTGGATGAACACAGAGAATCGCTGCACATATAAACGGTTTAACACTCGTGTCTCCGTGTCCTCCCCCCAGTACTCGCTGGCCGGCTGTCTGCTGACTCTTCACCACACGGAGAAGCCCGACCACGAGGAGGTGTGTGAGTTCAGGCCGTATACCTGTCCGTGTCCCGGGGCGACCTGCAAGTGGCACGGCTCGCTGGAGGCCGTCATGCCTCACCTGATGCACGTTCACAAGTCCATCACCACGCTGCAGGTCAGATTATCTGCTAACTGGAGATAGAAAAGAGTTTTGGAAGAGGTATAAACGATAAAACCCAATTCTATCTCGTGGTTTCTCTTCTTCCCAGGGGGAGGACATTGTCTTCCTAGCGACGGACATCAACCTGCCGGGCGCGGTGGACTGGGTGATGATGCAGTCCTGCTTCAGCCACCATTTCATGCTGGTCCTGGAAAAGCAGGAGAAGTACGAAGGTCACCAGCAGTTCTTTGCCGTCGTGTTGCTCATCGGCACCCGCAAGCAGGCCGAGAATTTCGCCTACCGGTTGGAGCTCAACGGCAACCGACGGCGGCTCACCTGGGAGGCCACGCCGCGCTCCATTCACGACGGGGTGGCGGCCGCCATCATGAACAGTGACTGCCTCGTGTTCGACACCTCCATCGCCCATCTGTTCGCAGACAACGGCAACCTGGGGATCAACGTCACCATCTCCATGTGCTGAGGGTGGTTGTACGGAAGTCTGACCAGTTTGGGAGCCGTGTTCATTCTGTGGTTACACTGTAAATGTTCTGGGGCGTGGTCGGTAcagcccgggggggggggggggcgaacgTTTGAAGCAGCTCTAAGAGCTCAGAGATGAATTCTCACAACTTTAAGTGGCCAACATTGGGTTTTTGGTGACTGACAGGACAGACAGGGGCGATCTCCACCAATAAAGCATCAAGCTTCTAATATCGATGTGAAAAAGGTCCACTTTGACTCCCCCCTCCCCTGATCCAGGCATCAGGACTGGACAGAGACTGAATGGACTCATGAGAAGAGCCAAACGAATCCTGAACCACAGCAGCCTCGCCTCCCCCACCGACCTCCGTCAGGTTCATTCCACATTGGGTCAGCCCTGTTAATTCACAATATTCTGATCTCTGCCAGCAGTTCTGGTGCTTTCAGTCAAGGTCTAGTTTATGGCCTTCACTATGGGAATCCATCAATACGAGGACCATCAAGGTTTCCATTAGACATACTGATATAAATTGGCAAGAATAAGTTATTTTGAGAAAAGAAGATGTAATTCCTCAATCCAGTTTTAGTCACGTTCATACTTTTAACCTAGCTGTCTTTCTACATATATCATattgtccaccagtagctgaaTCTGGGCTCCATCCATGTGCCGGATTCAGAATGACGGTTTGTAAATTACAAACTTCTcaggaaataaaaccaaatgcTGTGATATCACTCTCCAGGCCTTGACTGTCACTTGAAAAAGGCTGCAGGCAGTAAAGCAGAATGAAGTGAACACACCTGATCGATACTTTCATGCTTTATTAAACAAAGCATTGGGTTGTGTGTGGCCAAGTGGAAGGTTGCTGGTTCCAATCCCTGCAGCAGCATGTTAGACTCCTGTTTTGGAGGTCAGTGTTTGACGTCTTTGAGGACTGGCAGCGCCGTGGAATCCAGCAAATCCTCAGAACTTTAATCGCagataaaagcagtaaaatgtaGGACTAATTCTCTGATCCTCCTTCCTGCAGTCTGTTTAGCCGCCAGCGCCTTAATTTTCTACCGCCAACCTCCTCATCGTCTTCTTGATGAAGCTCTTTCTGAGGGAGTCGTGGTGCTGATgtttcgtttttttttgtttgcttttggttTTCACTGTAAACCTATCCAGGGAAATACAAGTTCATGTTTTTGCAAAGCtgacataagaaaaaaaatgtattttagaaaCTTAATGCCACAGTGACATGATGGAATGTTGTCatgttgcattatgggtaaaAGTAATTCCAAACATTCCTTGTCTTACCTTTTTGTAGCAACCGACAAGGAGAAAATCAAGTTCACCAGATACCTCGACCACAGACACGTCTGTAACTGAACCGTACACCTCAGATCTCGCTGGCGTTTCCTCTGTGTTCAAGAATTAAAACTTCCACATTAAACTTTACTGACAAAAACTAGAgccattttaaattttgtaaaGGTTATAGTTACAAAAAGTTATCCAAGTCGGCCAAAAATTTCTTATAATCATTTTATTCTCAAATTATTAGAAAACGAAAGCTAATATAATCAGGTGAGTTACTTTTATAATGATCCAACTGAACCTGCCAAGCTAgtgattttttatttgtgttttctgaacTAGTTCAGCTTACTAACAAGCTAATGCATCTTAACTAAACAGCTTGCTAGTGACAATTGACTGCATAGGTAAAGCTAGCTCACTAGCTACTTAACAAGCTAAAGACCGCAAATTAGACCTTGAAACATCAGTAACGGTTAAATTTCAACCTTCACACGACCACGGTATATGATGGGTgatttattgtgttattttcttGTGTTGGGAACAGGAAACCGGCTCGATCTGCAGGATTCACTCCTGAAATCTGATGACAATTaccaattaaattttttttttaactttgaaatCGTCTTTGTCAATTGTCAAATTCCATCTTAGTCTTCCtgttctgcctttttttttttgggacacTTCTGTAGTTTCTTTACGTCTATTAaaatttgtgaagaaaaatgtgTCTTTAATTGTTagtgaaagacaaataaaaaccggaACCTTCCCATTGGTCTGGGTTCTAACGGTCTATTCTGACCTAAATTCCGTCGTCATTTCAGATGTTTTATTGTCAGTCTCGGTGGTTTAAACCTTCCTGCTTTTTCTATAAATTATGCATTTTAAATTGTGATCGTTTGAAGTTTTTTGATGGTGTGACAGTACGTCGTTATTTTGACCACTGAGTAATAGACACAGAGGAAACGCTGCTCTCTGATACTTCCACTTTACAACCCGCTGactttctaaaaatgtttgaaaatcttGTAAATGAAGTTAGTAAcgatatatttttaaaaaaaataaagactgcTGCATTTATTCCTTGTGTTTCAATGTGTAATTGTGATGGCGTTTGTTCTGTCGTACAGAGATATTGGAAGGAATTTTCTAATGTTCCTGATATTTGATGTTAAAACTTCTACCTTAAACTAATACTAAAGACAGACAGGGGAAGTAAACCAGGGACTAACGTCACACACGACTCACTTTTCCCAAAAGTGCAAAAATATTATACTGGAGGGTGTGTTGGAAGTCCTGGATGGACTGGAGGAAACTTTTCTCTCAAAGTCATCAATAAAGATGGACTATAAGAAAAAATGTcttgtttctttaatttaaaaacttaaACCAGACGCCTCTGGGCGTAAAAAGACAAACGTCATCCAGTCCAATACTCTTGTTTTCTATTGGGATGCTTTACTCGATAACATGTGGCTAGTCATTTGCAAGTTCTCAGCTAATGCTATAAAGCCAACAATGCCAGCTTCCTGGCACAACCATACCTTATCTAGCAGTGtgcaaacataaaacacaaatattttcatgcatgTTTTCAGATTACGATTAGTTGACAGGCTTGAATGATGTGAGACGTGTTATTCTCGTGTTTACTTAGGTTGAAAATTTTCAGTTTAGGCTTTTGTAATTGATAATCTCACCCATTGTTGGAGCCGGCTGTAACATCAGCAAATAACTCGGAGCTCGCCATCTTGCCTTGACCCGGCGTCACTGCACggatcattatttttctttttctgttcgACTTGTTGGTGCTACTTGTTCATTTTGATAGATAAGGTTTGTATGGTTAGTAAATGTCTGCTCACTGCAGTTAAATTATCTCAAGTTCCATTTGACTAAAACATAGTTGAAAACATCGCTGTTTTATTATATGACTTATTTCAACAATACAATCACTTGTCTTTACTGGATGATAAAGAACCACTGCCTAAACACATTTCACTTTCAAGAAAATATAACATCCAAGTACATAAACAGAACCTAACTTGCAGAAGAAATCCTGccacagagaaacaaagaaaacgaCCCTGGAAGCATCACATGAACAAAAACTGAAGGCTGGACTCTGGAACTTTGACTCAGTGCTGTTTTCAGTCCAAAAAGAATCACATCAGTGTTGTGTTTTAACCATTGCAGCCTCTGGAGGGCGCTGCTACAGCTTTAACTGTTTATTATTAACAATTTGGAAAAACTGTTTTCTATTCACGTTTTTACATCATGAACTAACACTTATGATCGGATTACAGCAGGTGATCTCAGCGTTTAGAGTAAcgctctctgtctgtctctctcctcctgtcgttatctctgtccatctctctcctcctgtcgttatctctgtctgtctctctcctcctgtcgttatctctgtctgtctctctcctcctgtcgtCTCTTTCCCAAtcagcttctcttctctctccatccctctctctctccctccttctatCACTGTCTCTCTCCTTATTTGTCTCTCGTCTTCTGTCATTATCTCTGTCCGTCTCTCTTGCTCTATTACTGTCTCTATCCATCGCCCTTCTTCTATTGTTATCTATCTCCGTGTCTCTCCTATCATTatctctgtctatctctcttCTTCTATCGCTGTCTCGTTTTGTCTCGTAGTCTCTATCCGTCTCTCTCCCCCTGCCTTCTTCTCTTTCGCCATCTCTGTCACCCTCCCCCTCTCGAtgtctcctcctgtcttcttctttctccctgtctcctcctctcctcctctccccttcTCCTCGGAGTCTCTCATCTTCCCTTGatctctgtccattctgttgTCCCGCTGGTGGCGCCCCCCTGTGGTGGTACTTGTAATAGGCCGggtcctccttttcctctttgaCCTCGAcgacaggaggagaggaggaagatgagtgtGTTGCTCggttcctctctttctccttcctcttcttcttctccttcttttccttcttcttttttttcttctctttcttgtcTGAAGCAGAGAGCAGTGAGACAAGTTAATAAGCTGTGGGTCTACAGGATACAATAATCATTTTCAATTAGAACAAGACTAATAACAATGACAAGAaatcattttgatattttaatctgtttcaCATGCAACCTGAAAACTTCAAAATATTTGTTCTGAACTAATCTGAGAGCTGCTGCAGTTTGCCAGAACTGGAGGATCTAAATTATGACACCAGGAGGTGACCTCACCTTTTTTGGGCTTCTTCACAGGGACGGCGTACTGCTCGTCTTCctcggaggaggaggatgtaACTTCAGAGGCTTTGGGAGCACAGCCCTCATCCCTCAGGCGTTTGGTGACATCGTCGATATCCTCCGTGTCTTTGGGAGGACGATAGTCTTTGACGTGATCCACACGAAGGGTCCGACCTTTGATCTGATAGCagggaaaacacacaataacTGTTTAGGCTTCTGCCTCAAGACCTGACCCCAGATCAGTAGAACAAATCAATTTAATGACAAATACATCTCGCTAGGGCTTTCCATTGTACGCCTGGTACACTAGCTTCGAAAAAGTAATGAGCAAATTCAGAAAAATTGTGTAAAAGATGCAGCTTCTCACCTTGATGCCGTTGAAGTTGTCCACAGCGAGGATGGTGCTCCTCTGATCCTCGTAGCAGATGAAGCAGAAACCTTTGGACTTCCCCGTCTTCTTGTCCCGCACCAGGTTGATGTTGACTACCTCTCCATACCTGACAGCATCGTgggagaaaagaaaagtcaCATGTATAGCTTCTCTGACCTCTTCCATCACAGCTGACTGTTTTAAGTTGACTGAAAGAAACGTACTGAGAGAAGACACAGATGATGTCGCCTTCACTTAGCTCAAATGGAAATCctcctgcaggaaaaaaaaaacacacaagtagGAAACTCAGGTTTACTCTCACATTCCATCATGATTGTAGGTAATTGTGAAGACTGCAGCATCCAGTGGATGTTCTGATCTCACCAACAAATATCCAGGCACTGTCTTTGTACTCCGAGTGCCAGGACACCGACTCCTTCACCCCGAGATTGGCCTCACGCTCATTCAGCTCGTTGATGAGCTTTACCTTTGTAAGTGGactgaaaatggagaaaaagttGAGAAGAAAATGATTCAGATCTGCATGAAACATAGATCAGCCATTCATCAACACCAATATTAAACCTAAAGCTTTCTGAGTTTGATTTTTCGTTGTCAGTCGTCATTATTCAAGCTAACCTGGtttgataaaatacatttaagacATTAAAACTGTAGCTATGAAGGGCGGCGGCGGCTTTCAGTTCATAACGTTAGCTGTAAACACGGTTAGCAAAAATCACACATGGCGAGATTTTACATGTTGTGTCCAAGAgacaataattaattattattttgatgttAAATGTTTACTTACTTCATGGTAACGACATGGAGAACGAACGATCGCTGTGGCGGAAACAATCCTGTTTCTTAACGTGACCAACTTCCTGCTTTACTGCCGCCTGCTGGTTGGATGACTACACTACACGCTACGTTTTTGTGACCGAAATAACGGTTATTCCATCTTGTTGTCGCtatgcaagaaaaaaatatatacacagacaTGTCAACGAAAAATATGTTATAATATCATCAATTTGTATTTTCTAAGCATTACTCCGGCTATTCATTTTACCCACCGGTATAAGGCTAACATGCAACCCCCCTCCCGTCCAGCAGGGGTCGCTGTGGCATTCTGTCAATGGTGAAACGCGTTTGTAAACAGGGTCCCGTCGTGGGGCAGACGGCTGATAATATCACTCAATTAAAATGTAGTTTAGTGAGTATTTTAATGCTTCACAGCGGCTCTGTTTGTAAAAACATGTTAACTACTTTATCACGGACTGTTCCCATTTAAAACTTTACATATCCAGTGGTCGCTGGCTTATTTTCGTTTCTTTGGGCTAGTAAGGCTAACTTCCGTTTAGCAGTGGTAGAAATATCTATACTGCATTCTTAGCAAATAAATAGTCTCATTTAGACCGACTTAACCTGATATTTTCAGTGCTTTTCGCTGCTTCAGTTTCTGTACAAGTTATCAACGGGTGAGTATATTTCACTGCTGGTGTTAGGAGTGTAAATAGATAATTTTAGCATGTTTCAACATATTTGTGAGGTTAACTCATTCAAAACTTAAGTCAGTTCAATGTTTCGATTCGGTTTGATTTTTTGATATCGAATTCGTTTTGAAGTTAGCAATCAGACTTTATTTCCATTTGTCTTATTTAGAAGATCTTTTATGTGTCTAGAAATACAAGACAAATGATCTGCCGTGATTATCTACATTTTAAAAGGATATATAAAAGTTCAAAAAAGATGTTCAGTCATCAGAAGAGATTTACTTTCGGTTATTACCCGCAGGGGGCGCTGCTCTATTCCTGGTGCTTCACAGGACTGTAATCTCAAATTGACAGTCTTGTTTATCTATCTTTGAAACACTTTGAGCTTCATTTGATTctgtttcttgttgttgtttgtctgtcagcAGGATGATCTCTCAGATTTTCATCCTGTCCTCAAAGGGTGATAACCTCCTCTACAAAGACTGTATCCCCAACTTCTTGCCTCACACTTGAATATaactaaaatgacaaaaaaaatgaagtattGTGTGGCTGTATAATGTGCTTTCTaccactttttttattttattttattcatttctttatCTGTTTTCTTCCCTCAGTATTTTGAAGTGTTCTGAATTTGTTTGGAAACCACCTATTTCATCCCTGCGGCGTGATGTGCAAATCAGTCATGCTGTATTGGAAAAAAATTCCTCCTTGCGTCACAGGAgagaattgtttttttgtttgtaaaaaagCAGCTGATCAACAAGCATGAATCAACAATGAAGCCTCTTGTGCTGGTTTCTGTTAGCGTTGTTCTTAACGTCACCATCAGTCCGTggagaagcaggaagtgatgtccaAAGTATTTTCTATGAGAAGGTCACAGCTCTAGCCGGAGACCAGCCTCCAGTTGTGATGGTAACCTCTTGCCTCATGTGTGGAGGGACTTTTTAGAGTCTGATTGATTTTTCAGAGTTTTAGTACATATGGAGATTCACCTTCAAACCTTTAGTAAATATGCTTCCTGTTAGGATCAGGTGTAACATTTAACGACatcctgtttttgtattttctctctgtAGAGTTACAAAGATCTTCACTTCGTCCATGTCAGGCATGGAGGGTCGTACTGGGTTGTCACGACAACAGCTGATGCATCTCCCTTTACCATCATTGATTTCCTCAACAGGTAAAGCCTGATAATTACCAAATTTAgggatattattattatcgtgtTTACCAAGTGACATACTGGAAGCTGCAATCGATACAGAATACAAACATTTAGATGTATAAACTTGCAATATTTAGatttagaaagacaaaacaaggtTAAAGCTGCCTTTGGAAGAATCTGAAGGCCAAATTAAAGTGTTGATTTGAGTAAAAGGAGTAAAAATAATTGAGTTTTAATATAAGAAAGGTTTACAGCTTTTCCTCCCCCATTAAGTGATTTTGAAAGGGTTTAAATGGCTGCCTCATTTAGATAAGGATTTTTCTGTAATGGGGAGCACCTGCCTGTCTTTCAGGTTGGCAGCACTGGTGAAAGATTACTGTGGCAGTTTGTCAGAGAAGTCGCTGCAGATGAACTTTGCCC is part of the Antennarius striatus isolate MH-2024 chromosome 13, ASM4005453v1, whole genome shotgun sequence genome and harbors:
- the rbmx2 gene encoding RNA-binding motif protein, X-linked 2, whose translation is MNPLTKVKLINELNEREANLGVKESVSWHSEYKDSAWIFVGGFPFELSEGDIICVFSQYGEVVNINLVRDKKTGKSKGFCFICYEDQRSTILAVDNFNGIKIKGRTLRVDHVKDYRPPKDTEDIDDVTKRLRDEGCAPKASEVTSSSSEEDEQYAVPVKKPKKDKKEKKKKKKEKKEKKKRKEKERNRATHSSSSSPPVVEVKEEKEDPAYYKYHHRGAPPAGQQNGQRSREDERLRGEGERRRGGDREKEEDRRRHREGEGDRDGEREEGRGRETDRDYETKRDSDRRREIDRDNDRRDTEIDNNRRRAMDRDSNRARETDRDNDRRRETNKERDSDRRRERERDGERREADWERDDRRRETDRDNDRRRETDRDNDRRREMDRDNDRRRETDRERYSKR
- the siah2l gene encoding E3 ubiquitin-protein ligase Siah2 is translated as MSRPSSAGAGGGGLGAGKAGGGKHGGSGSAAAVASAAAGVGSVAGSGCTAAASLATAGLPGQSPELTALFECPLCFDYVLPPILQCQAGHLVCNPCRQKMSCCPTCRGPLTPSIRNLAMEKVASTLPFPCKYSLAGCLLTLHHTEKPDHEEVCEFRPYTCPCPGATCKWHGSLEAVMPHLMHVHKSITTLQGEDIVFLATDINLPGAVDWVMMQSCFSHHFMLVLEKQEKYEGHQQFFAVVLLIGTRKQAENFAYRLELNGNRRRLTWEATPRSIHDGVAAAIMNSDCLVFDTSIAHLFADNGNLGINVTISMC